A stretch of Haemophilus influenzae DNA encodes these proteins:
- the ftsA gene encoding cell division protein FtsA, whose product MVKGVETKTIVGLEVGTSKVVAVVGEVFPDGVVNVLGVGSCPSKGIDRGSITDLDAVVGSIQRAIEAAESMADCQIMSVTLAITGEHIQSLNESGFVPIAESEVTQEEIDSALHTASSIKLPEGLSLLHVIPQEYAVDRQMNIKNPLGLQGVRLKAQVHLIACHQDWQNNLKKAVERCGLQVDKVVFSGFAATHSVLTEDEKDLGVCLIDFGAGTMNVMVYTNGALRFSKVIPYAGNIVTNDIAHACTISRAEAERIKVNYASAFYPARLHGDKKIEVASIGGRAPRSLTKSDLSLITSARYTELLGVVKDELDKLKAELEAKHIKFELIAGVVITGGGAQIEDLKECASNVFHCQVRIASPLNITGLTDYVNRPQYSTVVGLLQYNHSNSDDDLISGSDDSEGTFFESIWQGVKKIVNKVRSEF is encoded by the coding sequence ATGGTTAAAGGTGTGGAAACAAAAACAATAGTAGGTTTAGAGGTTGGCACGTCAAAAGTGGTCGCTGTAGTTGGCGAAGTATTTCCTGATGGTGTAGTGAATGTGCTTGGTGTAGGCAGTTGTCCTTCAAAAGGGATTGATCGTGGCAGCATCACTGATCTTGATGCCGTAGTGGGTTCGATTCAACGTGCTATTGAAGCGGCAGAATCTATGGCTGATTGTCAGATTATGAGTGTGACTTTAGCTATTACTGGAGAGCATATTCAAAGCCTCAATGAAAGTGGTTTTGTGCCGATAGCAGAAAGTGAAGTAACACAAGAGGAAATCGATTCCGCACTTCATACAGCAAGCTCAATAAAATTGCCAGAAGGCTTATCTTTATTGCATGTTATTCCACAAGAATACGCTGTTGATCGTCAGATGAACATTAAAAATCCATTGGGATTACAAGGCGTGCGTTTAAAAGCACAAGTACATTTGATCGCTTGTCATCAAGATTGGCAAAATAACTTAAAAAAAGCCGTTGAACGTTGTGGATTGCAAGTGGATAAAGTGGTTTTCTCTGGTTTTGCAGCAACACATTCTGTGCTAACTGAGGATGAAAAAGATCTCGGCGTGTGTTTAATTGATTTTGGTGCTGGCACAATGAACGTGATGGTTTATACGAATGGCGCATTACGTTTTAGCAAGGTAATTCCTTACGCAGGAAATATTGTGACAAATGATATTGCGCACGCTTGTACAATTTCGCGAGCAGAAGCAGAACGGATCAAAGTGAACTATGCTAGTGCATTTTACCCAGCTCGTTTGCACGGAGATAAAAAAATTGAGGTGGCAAGTATTGGCGGTCGTGCGCCTCGTTCATTAACAAAAAGTGATTTATCTTTAATTACATCAGCTCGTTATACGGAGCTTTTAGGCGTGGTAAAAGATGAATTAGATAAGTTAAAAGCTGAATTAGAAGCAAAACATATTAAATTTGAATTAATTGCAGGTGTGGTAATAACTGGTGGTGGAGCGCAGATTGAAGATCTTAAAGAATGTGCTTCAAATGTTTTCCATTGTCAGGTGCGTATTGCGAGTCCATTAAATATTACTGGTTTGACTGATTACGTGAATCGTCCACAATATTCAACGGTGGTGGGATTATTGCAATATAATCACAGTAATAGTGATGATGATTTAATTTCAGGAAGTGATGATTCTGAAGGAACTTTCTTTGAATCTATTTGGCAAGGAGTAAAAAAAATTGTCAATAAAGTGCGGTCAGAATTTTGA
- a CDS encoding cell division protein FtsQ/DivIB — protein sequence MNILKRKTPQNIRFGEQKPKYYFHIRAFAVLLGVFFLLGVYFNWQSILEKMDDKPISAFALVGQNTFTTADDIKESLLKMGELKGFWGQDVAPIQEQIEALPWVKGAIVRKMWPNRLSIWVSEYQPVAFWNQNQFVTLDGIVFQLPSVRLTAKNLPYLGGPDYQSLKVIETWNQIYINLKSNNIMAKGINIDDRGAWQIQLDNDIVLKLGRGDWKSKLERFVTIYPQIDVPENKKIDYIDLRYTAGAAVGMVDR from the coding sequence ATGAACATTCTGAAAAGAAAAACGCCACAGAATATTCGTTTTGGAGAACAAAAGCCTAAATATTATTTTCATATTCGGGCTTTTGCGGTATTGCTTGGTGTCTTTTTTTTACTTGGTGTTTATTTTAATTGGCAAAGCATTTTAGAAAAAATGGATGATAAGCCGATTAGTGCATTTGCACTTGTTGGACAAAATACCTTTACTACTGCTGATGATATTAAAGAAAGCCTATTAAAAATGGGCGAATTAAAAGGATTTTGGGGGCAAGATGTGGCACCGATTCAAGAGCAAATTGAGGCTTTACCTTGGGTTAAAGGTGCAATCGTAAGAAAAATGTGGCCAAATCGTTTAAGTATTTGGGTATCAGAATATCAACCTGTTGCGTTTTGGAATCAAAATCAATTTGTTACCCTTGATGGTATCGTTTTTCAGCTTCCCTCTGTACGTTTAACTGCAAAAAATTTGCCCTATTTGGGCGGGCCCGATTATCAGAGTTTGAAAGTAATTGAGACGTGGAACCAAATTTATATTAATTTAAAATCAAATAATATAATGGCAAAGGGAATTAATATTGATGATCGCGGTGCGTGGCAGATCCAGCTTGATAATGATATTGTGCTAAAATTAGGTCGTGGCGATTGGAAATCAAAACTTGAGCGATTTGTCACAATTTATCCGCAAATTGATGTGCCAGAAAACAAAAAAATAGATTATATAGATTTAAGATATACGGCAGGTGCAGCTGTAGGTATGGTTGATAGATAA
- a CDS encoding D-alanine--D-alanine ligase, whose amino-acid sequence MNLKQEKIAVLLGGTSAEREVSFNSGKAVLEALLKQGYNAHPIDPKEYNVANLKKDGFNRAFNILHGRGGEDGTMQGLLEQIGLPYTGCGVMASALTMDKMRTKMLWKAFGLPVADMKVVTRETFSELDPQAVVAKLGLPLMVKPSLEGSSVGLTKVKAVEELKSAVEYALKFDNTILIEEWLAGDELTVPVLDNQVLPAIRIVPEGEFYDYEAKYISDNTQYFCPAGLTPEREQELAILVKRAYDALGCRGWSRIDVMCDAKGNFRLVEVNTNPGMTSHSLFPKSAATVGISFEQLVVKILELSL is encoded by the coding sequence ATGAACTTAAAACAAGAAAAAATCGCGGTGTTATTAGGCGGCACATCTGCTGAACGTGAAGTTTCTTTCAATTCAGGCAAAGCGGTATTAGAAGCATTATTAAAGCAAGGTTATAATGCACATCCTATTGATCCTAAAGAATATAATGTTGCAAATCTTAAAAAGGATGGCTTTAATCGAGCATTTAATATTTTGCACGGTCGTGGTGGAGAAGATGGCACAATGCAAGGTTTATTAGAGCAAATTGGTTTGCCTTATACGGGGTGTGGCGTGATGGCTTCTGCATTAACGATGGACAAAATGCGTACAAAAATGTTGTGGAAAGCTTTTGGTTTACCTGTTGCAGATATGAAAGTGGTTACCCGAGAAACTTTTTCTGAATTAGATCCTCAGGCTGTTGTGGCAAAATTAGGCTTACCATTAATGGTTAAACCCTCTTTAGAAGGCTCTAGCGTTGGCTTAACGAAAGTAAAAGCGGTAGAAGAGTTAAAAAGTGCGGTGGAATATGCGCTTAAATTTGATAATACCATTCTAATTGAAGAGTGGTTAGCTGGCGATGAATTAACTGTGCCTGTGCTTGACAATCAAGTATTACCCGCAATTCGTATTGTTCCAGAGGGCGAATTTTATGATTATGAAGCGAAGTATATTTCTGATAATACGCAATATTTCTGCCCAGCAGGTTTAACGCCTGAACGCGAGCAAGAGTTAGCAATATTAGTAAAACGTGCTTATGATGCACTGGGATGTCGTGGTTGGAGTCGTATTGATGTAATGTGTGATGCAAAAGGTAATTTCCGTTTGGTTGAGGTTAATACTAATCCTGGAATGACGAGCCATAGTTTATTCCCAAAATCTGCAGCGACAGTAGGTATTTCTTTTGAGCAACTCGTCGTGAAAATTTTGGAGTTGAGCCTGTAA
- the murC gene encoding UDP-N-acetylmuramate--L-alanine ligase, which translates to MKHSHEEIRKIIPEMRRVQQIHFIGIGGAGMSGIAEILLNEGYQISGSDIADGVVTQRLAQAGAKIYIGHAEEHIKGASVVVVSSAIKDDNPELVASKQKRIPVIQRAQMLAEIMRFRHGIAVAGTHGKTTTTAMISMIYTQAKLDPTFVNGGLVKSAGKNAHLGASRYLIAEADESDASFLHLQPMVSVVTNMEPDHMDTYEGDFEKMKATYVKFLHNLPFYGLAVMCADDPVLMELVPKVGRQVITYGFSEQADYRIEDYEQTGFQGHYTVICPNNERINVLLNVPGKHNALNATAALAVAKEEGIANEAILEALADFQGAGRRFDQLGEFIRPNGKVRLVDDYGHHPTEVDVTIKAAREGWGDKRIVMIFQPHRYSRTRDLFDDFVQVLSLVDALIMLDVYAAGEAPIVGADSKSLCRSIRNLGKVDPILVSDTSQLGDVLDQIIQDGDLILAQGAGSVSKISRGLAESWKN; encoded by the coding sequence ATGAAACATTCCCACGAAGAAATTAGAAAAATTATCCCTGAAATGCGCCGTGTACAGCAAATTCATTTCATTGGCATTGGTGGTGCGGGAATGAGCGGCATTGCAGAAATTTTATTAAATGAAGGTTATCAAATTTCAGGTTCAGATATTGCCGATGGCGTAGTCACTCAACGTTTAGCTCAAGCTGGGGCAAAAATCTACATTGGTCATGCAGAAGAACATATTAAAGGTGCCAGTGTTGTTGTTGTGTCTAGTGCGATAAAAGATGATAACCCTGAATTAGTTGCATCGAAACAAAAACGCATTCCAGTGATTCAACGCGCACAAATGTTGGCGGAGATTATGCGTTTTCGTCACGGTATTGCTGTTGCAGGAACACACGGGAAAACGACAACAACAGCAATGATTTCAATGATTTACACCCAAGCTAAACTTGATCCGACTTTTGTAAATGGTGGTTTAGTGAAATCGGCGGGTAAGAATGCACATTTAGGGGCAAGTCGTTATTTAATTGCCGAAGCCGATGAAAGTGATGCGTCGTTTTTGCATTTACAGCCAATGGTATCTGTTGTAACTAATATGGAGCCAGACCATATGGATACTTACGAAGGCGATTTTGAAAAAATGAAAGCCACTTATGTGAAATTCCTGCATAATTTACCATTCTATGGTTTAGCCGTGATGTGCGCTGATGATCCTGTTTTAATGGAACTTGTGCCAAAAGTTGGTCGCCAAGTGATTACATATGGTTTTAGTGAGCAGGCAGATTATCGCATTGAAGATTATGAACAAACAGGTTTTCAAGGTCATTACACAGTGATTTGCCCAAATAATGAACGTATTAATGTGTTGCTCAATGTTCCTGGAAAACATAATGCATTAAATGCAACGGCTGCACTTGCTGTAGCAAAAGAAGAGGGTATTGCTAACGAGGCAATTTTAGAGGCTCTGGCTGATTTTCAGGGGGCTGGTCGTCGTTTTGATCAGCTAGGCGAATTTATTCGTCCAAATGGTAAAGTGCGTTTAGTTGATGATTATGGTCATCATCCAACAGAAGTAGACGTAACCATTAAAGCAGCGCGAGAAGGCTGGGGAGATAAACGTATTGTAATGATTTTCCAACCGCATCGTTATTCGCGCACTCGTGATTTGTTTGATGATTTTGTACAAGTGCTTTCGCTAGTAGACGCTTTGATTATGCTTGATGTGTACGCAGCGGGAGAAGCCCCTATTGTTGGCGCTGACAGTAAATCTCTTTGCCGTTCCATTCGTAATCTTGGTAAAGTTGATCCTATTTTGGTATCAGATACTTCGCAACTAGGCGATGTTCTCGATCAAATTATTCAAGATGGCGATTTGATTTTGGCACAAGGTGCTGGTAGCGTAAGTAAAATTTCTCGTGGCTTGGCTGAATCTTGGAAGAATTAA
- the murG gene encoding undecaprenyldiphospho-muramoylpentapeptide beta-N-acetylglucosaminyltransferase: protein MKNKKLLVMAGGTGGHVFPAIAVAQTLQKQEWDICWLGTKDRMEAQLVPKYGIPIRFIQISGLRGKGIKALLNAPFAIFRAVLQAKKIIQEEKPDAVLGMGGYVSGPAGVAAKLCGVPIILHEQNAIAGLTNKLLGKIATCVLQAFPTAFPHAEVVGNPVREDLFEMPNPDIRFSDREEKLRVLVVGGSQGARVLNHTLPKVVAQLADKLELRHQVGKGAVEEVSQLYGENLEQVKITEFIDNMAEAYAWADVVICRSGALTVCEIAAVGVAAIFVPFQHKDRQQYLNAKYLSDVDAAKIIEQADLTPEMLVNYLKNLTRENLLQMALKAKTMSMPNAAQRVAEVIKQYSN, encoded by the coding sequence ATGAAAAATAAAAAATTATTAGTGATGGCGGGTGGCACTGGCGGTCATGTTTTTCCTGCCATTGCAGTTGCTCAAACTTTACAAAAACAAGAATGGGATATTTGCTGGTTAGGTACGAAAGATAGAATGGAGGCTCAACTTGTACCAAAATATGGTATTCCTATTCGATTTATTCAAATTTCTGGTTTGCGTGGTAAAGGTATAAAAGCTTTGTTAAATGCGCCTTTTGCCATTTTTCGTGCCGTGTTGCAGGCAAAAAAAATTATTCAAGAAGAAAAGCCTGACGCTGTACTTGGTATGGGAGGCTATGTTTCTGGCCCCGCTGGCGTTGCGGCAAAACTTTGTGGTGTACCAATCATTTTACATGAACAAAATGCGATAGCGGGTTTAACGAATAAGTTATTAGGTAAAATTGCAACCTGTGTATTACAGGCATTTCCAACTGCTTTTCCTCATGCTGAAGTAGTAGGAAACCCAGTTCGAGAAGATTTATTTGAGATGCCAAATCCTGATATTCGTTTTTCGGATCGTGAGGAAAAATTACGTGTCTTAGTGGTTGGTGGTAGTCAAGGAGCGAGAGTGCTTAATCATACTTTACCTAAAGTAGTCGCCCAGCTTGCAGATAAATTAGAGCTTCGTCATCAAGTAGGTAAAGGTGCGGTAGAAGAAGTCAGCCAACTTTATGGCGAGAATTTAGAACAAGTTAAAATAACAGAATTTATTGATAATATGGCAGAGGCTTATGCTTGGGCTGATGTGGTTATTTGCCGTTCTGGCGCATTAACCGTATGTGAAATTGCAGCAGTGGGAGTCGCAGCAATTTTTGTACCATTCCAACATAAAGATCGCCAACAATATTTAAATGCGAAATATTTATCAGATGTTGACGCGGCGAAAATTATAGAACAGGCAGATTTAACGCCTGAAATGCTAGTGAATTATTTAAAAAATTTAACTCGTGAAAATTTATTGCAGATGGCATTGAAAGCGAAAACAATGTCGATGCCTAATGCGGCACAACGTGTAGCTGAAGTAATTAAACAATATTCAAACTAG
- the ftsW gene encoding putative lipid II flippase FtsW, which produces MEFLQNIKKNYDEWTRITPQGLLYDRALFWLFVILLLIGLVAVTSASIPYSSRLFNDPFYFAKRDAIYVLLSLLTCYISLQISSSQWEKWHAKIFLFSVILLLLVPFIGTSVNGAKRWISLGILNFQPAEFAKLALTCFLASYFTRRYDEVRSRHVSIFKPFIVMLVLGCFLLLQPDLGSTVVLFIIMSGMLFIVGAKILQFVGLIALGGILFVWLVLTASYRLKRFIGFLEPFKDPYGTGFQLTNSLIAFGRGEITGEGLGNSIQKLDYLPEAHTDFIMAIIGEEFGFIGILIVILLLGLLIFRAMKIGRESLMLEQRFRGFFALGIGFWIFFQGFVNLGMALGMLPTKGLTFPLVSYGGSSIIIMSATIGILLRIDHENRLFRIGQARLRDD; this is translated from the coding sequence ATGGAATTTTTACAGAACATCAAAAAAAATTACGATGAATGGACACGCATCACACCTCAAGGTTTGTTGTATGATCGCGCACTATTTTGGTTATTTGTTATTTTGCTTTTAATTGGTTTAGTGGCAGTAACATCTGCTTCTATTCCTTATAGCTCTCGTTTATTTAATGATCCTTTTTACTTTGCAAAACGCGACGCTATTTATGTGCTACTTTCTTTGCTCACTTGTTATATTTCATTACAAATTTCTTCTTCGCAATGGGAAAAATGGCACGCTAAAATTTTTTTATTTTCTGTCATATTATTATTGCTTGTCCCTTTTATCGGTACATCGGTTAATGGCGCAAAACGTTGGATTTCATTGGGGATCTTAAACTTTCAACCTGCAGAATTTGCAAAATTGGCTTTGACTTGTTTTTTAGCAAGTTATTTCACTCGTCGTTATGATGAAGTGCGGTCGCGACATGTTAGTATTTTTAAACCGTTTATTGTTATGCTTGTATTGGGTTGTTTTCTTTTATTGCAACCTGATTTAGGTAGTACAGTCGTGCTATTTATTATTATGTCTGGGATGCTTTTTATCGTAGGGGCGAAAATTTTACAGTTTGTAGGATTGATAGCATTAGGTGGAATCTTATTCGTTTGGCTAGTATTGACCGCCTCTTATCGGTTAAAGCGATTTATAGGATTTTTAGAACCCTTTAAAGATCCTTATGGCACTGGTTTCCAATTAACAAACTCTCTTATAGCATTTGGGCGGGGAGAAATTACTGGCGAAGGATTAGGTAATTCAATTCAAAAATTAGATTATCTGCCTGAAGCACATACCGATTTCATTATGGCGATTATCGGCGAAGAATTTGGATTTATCGGTATATTGATTGTTATTCTTTTATTAGGTTTATTAATTTTTCGTGCAATGAAAATTGGACGAGAATCCTTAATGTTAGAACAACGTTTTCGAGGTTTTTTTGCATTAGGTATTGGTTTTTGGATTTTCTTTCAAGGCTTTGTGAATTTAGGTATGGCTCTTGGAATGCTACCAACTAAAGGTTTAACCTTTCCACTCGTGAGTTATGGTGGTTCGAGTATTATCATTATGTCCGCCACTATTGGTATTTTATTGCGAATTGATCACGAAAATCGTTTATTTCGTATAGGTCAAGCACGCTTGCGTGATGATTAG
- the murD gene encoding UDP-N-acetylmuramoyl-L-alanine--D-glutamate ligase codes for MNAYQNKNITIIGLGKTGLSCVDYLLSQQANIRVIDTRKKPTGIDKLPQNIPLHTGSLNQEWLLESDMIVISPGLAVKTPEIQTALKAGVEVIGDIELFCRAATKPIVGITGSNGKSTVTTLVYEMAKAAGVKVGMGGNIGIPALSLLNEDCELYVLELSSFQLETTYSLKAAAATVLNVTEDHMDRYMDLEDYRQAKLRIYHNAEVGVLNNEDKLTFGEGENQARQTVSFAENSADYWLKTENGKQYLMVKDEVILPCEEVTLVGRHNYMNILAATALAQAVGINLDSIRTALRHFKGLDHRFQLVHQANGIRWINDSKATNVGSTVAALAGLYIEGKLHLLLGGDGKGADFSELAELINQPHIICYCFGRDGVQLAKFSSQSYLFETMEQAIEFLRPTLQSGDMVLLSPACASLDQFASFEKRGEEFTHLAQYSA; via the coding sequence ATGAATGCCTATCAAAACAAAAATATTACGATCATTGGGCTTGGCAAAACAGGTCTTTCTTGTGTGGATTATCTCTTATCCCAACAGGCTAATATTCGTGTGATTGATACCCGAAAAAAGCCTACTGGTATTGATAAACTTCCTCAAAATATCCCTCTTCATACTGGTAGTTTAAATCAGGAATGGTTACTTGAAAGCGATATGATTGTTATTAGCCCAGGGCTTGCGGTAAAAACACCAGAAATTCAAACCGCACTTAAAGCGGGAGTGGAAGTAATCGGCGATATTGAATTATTCTGCCGCGCAGCGACAAAGCCAATTGTGGGGATTACAGGTTCAAATGGAAAAAGTACTGTTACTACTTTAGTTTATGAAATGGCGAAAGCTGCTGGCGTGAAAGTTGGTATGGGCGGAAATATTGGGATTCCCGCTTTGTCATTGTTGAATGAAGATTGTGAACTTTATGTACTAGAGCTTTCTAGTTTTCAGCTTGAGACAACTTATAGCTTAAAAGCTGCGGCTGCGACTGTTTTGAACGTGACTGAAGATCATATGGATCGCTATATGGATTTAGAAGATTATCGCCAAGCAAAATTACGCATTTATCATAATGCTGAGGTCGGAGTTTTGAATAATGAGGATAAGCTGACTTTTGGTGAAGGTGAAAATCAAGCGAGACAAACCGTTTCTTTTGCGGAAAATAGTGCGGATTATTGGCTAAAAACTGAAAATGGCAAGCAATACTTAATGGTAAAAGATGAAGTAATTTTGCCTTGTGAAGAAGTAACATTAGTCGGTCGCCATAATTATATGAACATTTTGGCAGCAACAGCATTGGCACAAGCTGTCGGTATTAATTTAGATTCAATTCGTACCGCACTTCGTCATTTCAAAGGGTTAGATCATCGTTTTCAATTAGTGCATCAAGCTAATGGTATTCGTTGGATTAATGACTCTAAAGCAACAAATGTGGGGAGTACAGTTGCTGCATTAGCTGGGCTTTATATTGAGGGTAAATTGCATTTGTTGCTAGGCGGAGACGGAAAAGGGGCTGATTTTTCAGAATTAGCTGAATTAATTAATCAACCACACATTATTTGTTATTGTTTTGGTCGAGATGGTGTGCAGCTTGCAAAATTTTCATCACAAAGCTATTTGTTTGAAACAATGGAACAAGCGATAGAATTTTTACGCCCAACATTGCAAAGCGGAGATATGGTATTATTGTCGCCTGCTTGTGCAAGTCTCGATCAGTTTGCTTCTTTTGAAAAGCGCGGCGAAGAATTTACGCATTTAGCGCAATATTCAGCCTAA
- the mraY gene encoding phospho-N-acetylmuramoyl-pentapeptide-transferase, with amino-acid sequence MLVWLAEYLVRYETAFNAISYITVRAILALLTALFISLWIGPKVIKRLQILKFGQEVRNDGPESHFAKKGTPTMGGVMILFSIGVSTLLWANLANSYIWVCLFVLFGYGAIGFVDDFRKITRKNTDGLIARWKYFWMSVVALVAILWLYWLGHDTDATRLVIPFFKDIMPQLGLFYIVLSYFVIVGTGNAVNLTDGLDGLAIMPTALVAGAFALIAWATGNVNFAEYLHIPYIKYSSEVVVFCTAIVGASLGFLWFNTYPAQVFMGDVGSLALGGALGVVAILVRQEFLLVIMGGVFVVEALSVILQVGSYKLRKQRIFRMAPIHHHFELKGWPEPRVIIRFWIISLMLVLMGLVTLKLR; translated from the coding sequence ATGTTAGTCTGGCTTGCTGAATATCTTGTTCGTTACGAAACCGCCTTTAATGCGATTTCTTATATTACCGTCCGCGCAATTCTTGCATTATTAACCGCACTTTTTATCTCACTTTGGATTGGCCCTAAAGTGATCAAACGTTTACAGATCTTAAAATTTGGTCAAGAAGTGCGAAATGATGGCCCTGAAAGTCACTTTGCAAAAAAAGGCACACCCACTATGGGCGGTGTGATGATTTTATTCTCTATTGGCGTAAGTACGTTATTATGGGCAAATCTTGCTAATTCTTATATTTGGGTTTGTTTATTTGTTTTATTTGGATACGGCGCAATTGGTTTTGTGGATGATTTCCGTAAAATTACCCGTAAAAATACTGATGGATTGATTGCGCGTTGGAAATATTTCTGGATGTCTGTGGTGGCATTAGTGGCAATCCTTTGGCTTTATTGGCTTGGTCACGACACTGATGCCACCCGTTTAGTGATTCCATTCTTTAAAGACATTATGCCTCAGTTAGGTTTGTTCTATATTGTGTTATCTTACTTTGTGATTGTTGGAACCGGTAATGCAGTGAATTTAACCGACGGTTTAGATGGATTAGCGATTATGCCTACTGCGCTTGTTGCAGGTGCGTTTGCTTTAATTGCTTGGGCTACAGGTAACGTGAATTTCGCAGAATATTTGCACATTCCGTATATTAAATACAGTTCTGAAGTAGTGGTGTTCTGTACAGCTATTGTTGGCGCGAGTTTAGGATTTTTATGGTTTAATACTTATCCAGCTCAAGTATTTATGGGGGACGTGGGTTCTCTAGCATTAGGTGGTGCGCTGGGTGTCGTAGCAATTCTTGTTCGTCAGGAATTTTTGCTTGTGATAATGGGTGGTGTATTTGTTGTTGAAGCACTCTCTGTTATTTTGCAAGTAGGGTCTTATAAGTTACGCAAACAACGCATTTTTAGAATGGCACCGATTCACCACCATTTTGAATTGAAGGGATGGCCTGAGCCAAGAGTGATTATTCGGTTTTGGATTATTTCCTTAATGTTAGTGTTGATGGGATTAGTCACCTTGAAGTTGCGTTAA
- the murF gene encoding UDP-N-acetylmuramoyl-tripeptide--D-alanyl-D-alanine ligase: MIKLSTVQLAQILQAKLIGDENVQVEEINTDTRKSVSNSLFFALKGEKFDAHQYLDQAVSQGALALVVQQENSSILVPQLVVKDTRIALGELAKWLREKINPRTVAMTGSSGKTTVKEMTASILQHTAADSEAVLFTNGNFNNDIGVPLTLLRLTEKHRFAVIELGANHQNEINYTTKLVQPNAALINNIAPAHLEGFGSLAGVVQAKGEIYRGLTKNGVAIINAEHNHLDIWQKEISNHAIQYFNGKDYSVKNVQGNEQGSTFTLVSPQGEIDISLPYLGEHNVKNALAATALAMNVGATLADVKAGLEQRSQVKGRLFPIQVTPNLLLLDDTYNANKDSLCAAIDVLKSYDAFLILCVADMKELGENSLAIHREVGQYVNLVNLDLVCSYGNESAVISEAVLGKHFTDKTEMVDFLVPLIENQLQQNKKVVVLGKGSRSMKMEDVIYSLKDKIKC, from the coding sequence ATGATTAAACTCTCTACTGTACAACTTGCACAGATTCTTCAAGCTAAATTAATTGGCGATGAAAATGTGCAAGTTGAAGAAATTAATACGGATACTCGAAAAAGCGTATCAAATAGCTTATTTTTTGCTTTAAAAGGCGAAAAATTTGATGCTCATCAATATCTTGATCAAGCGGTGTCACAGGGTGCGCTTGCGCTTGTTGTTCAGCAAGAAAACTCGTCTATTTTAGTTCCTCAACTTGTGGTTAAAGACACTCGTATTGCTTTGGGCGAGCTTGCAAAATGGTTACGCGAGAAAATTAATCCGCGTACTGTGGCGATGACCGGCTCTTCTGGAAAAACCACAGTAAAAGAAATGACAGCAAGTATTTTGCAGCATACCGCAGCAGATTCAGAAGCGGTACTTTTTACCAATGGTAACTTCAATAACGATATAGGTGTGCCTTTAACTCTGCTTCGCTTAACAGAAAAACATCGTTTTGCTGTGATTGAACTTGGTGCAAATCATCAAAATGAAATCAATTACACCACAAAATTAGTTCAACCTAATGCCGCATTGATTAATAATATTGCGCCCGCACATTTAGAGGGGTTTGGTTCTTTAGCGGGAGTTGTTCAAGCAAAAGGCGAGATTTATCGAGGTTTAACAAAAAATGGTGTGGCGATTATCAATGCTGAACATAATCACTTAGATATTTGGCAAAAAGAAATTAGTAATCACGCCATTCAATATTTCAACGGCAAGGACTATTCCGTCAAAAATGTTCAAGGTAACGAACAAGGTTCAACCTTTACGTTAGTTTCTCCGCAAGGCGAAATTGATATTAGTTTACCTTATCTTGGAGAGCATAATGTAAAAAATGCTTTAGCTGCTACCGCACTAGCGATGAATGTTGGTGCTACGCTTGCCGATGTCAAAGCTGGATTAGAACAACGTTCACAAGTGAAAGGGCGTTTATTTCCTATTCAAGTAACGCCTAATTTATTGTTATTAGATGATACTTATAACGCAAATAAAGATTCTCTCTGTGCGGCTATTGATGTCCTAAAAAGTTATGATGCTTTCCTTATTCTATGTGTCGCAGATATGAAAGAATTGGGCGAAAATTCTCTCGCTATTCATCGTGAAGTTGGACAATATGTTAATTTGGTAAATTTAGATTTGGTGTGTTCTTATGGCAATGAAAGTGCGGTTATTTCTGAGGCTGTTTTGGGTAAGCATTTTACGGATAAAACTGAAATGGTGGATTTCTTAGTTCCACTTATTGAAAACCAATTACAACAAAATAAAAAAGTTGTGGTGCTGGGAAAAGGCTCACGCTCAATGAAAATGGAAGATGTGATCTATTCATTAAAGGATAAAATTAAATGTTAG